The Castor canadensis chromosome 13, mCasCan1.hap1v2, whole genome shotgun sequence genome has a window encoding:
- the LOC109675316 gene encoding olfactory receptor 13C4 — translation MDKINQTFVSEFLLLGLSGYPKTESFYFVLVLIMYLVILIGNGVLIIASIFDSRLHTPMYFFLGNLSFLDICYTSSSVPSTLASLISKKRNISFSGCAVQMFFGFAMGSTECFLLGMMAFDRYVAICNPLRYPIIMSKGVYVLMASVSWMSGGINSIVQTSLAMRLPFCGNNIINHFTCEILAVLKLACADISLNVITMVISNMAFLVLPVLVIFFSYMFILFTILRMNSATGRRKAFSTCSAHLTVVIIFYGTIFFMYAKPKSQDVIGKDKFQTSDKLISLFYGVVTPMLNPIIYSLRNKDVKAAVKYLLKQTLENACLCVTGIKRDS, via the coding sequence ATGGATAAGATTAATCAAACATTTGTgtcagaatttcttcttctgggTCTTTCTGGATATCCAAAGACTGAGAGCTTTTACTTTGTTCTGGTCCTAATTATGTATCTAGTAATCCTAATTGGCAATGGTGTTCTGATCATAGCAAGCATCTTTGATTCCCGTCTTCatacacccatgtacttcttcctgggAAACCTCTCTTTCCTGGATATCTGCTATACATCTTCTTCTGTCCCCTCAACACTGGCAAGCTTAATCtccaagaaaagaaacatttccttttctgGATGTGCAGTGCAGATGTTTTTTGGATTTGCAATGGGATCAACAGAATGTTTCCTCCTTGGCATGATGGCAtttgaccgctatgtggccatctgtaaccctCTGAGATACCCCATCATCATGAGCAAGGGGGTGTATGTACTGATGGCTTCTGTGTCATGGATGTCTGGTGGAATCAATTCAATTGTGCAAACATCTCTTGCCATGCGACTGCCTTTCTGTGGGAATAACATTATCAATCATTTTACATGTGAGATCTTagctgtcctcaaactagctTGTGCTGACATATCACTAAATGTTATTACCATGGTAATATCAAACATGGCCTTCCTGGTTCTTccagtgttggttatttttttctcctatatgTTCATCCTCTTCACCATCTTGAGAATGAACTCAGCCACAGGGAGACGCAAGGCTTTTTCCACTTGCTCAGCTCATCTGACTGTGGTGATTATATTTTATGGTACCATCTTCTTTATGTATGCAAAACCCAAATCCCAAGACGTAATTGGGAAAGACAAGTTTCAAACTTCAGACAagctaatttctttattttatggaGTAGTAACTCCCATGCTAAATCCTATAATCTATAGCTTAAGGAATAAGGATGTAAAAGCTGCTGTTAAGTATTTGCTGAAACAAACATTGGAAAATGCATGTCTTTGTGTAACAGGTATAAAGAGGGACTCATAG
- the LOC141415456 gene encoding olfactory receptor 13C4 codes for MNRKNQTFVKEFILLGLSGYPNLEIIFFALILVMYLVILMGNGVLIIASIFDSRLHTPMYFFLGNFSFLDICYTSSSVPSTLASLISKKRNISFSGCAVQMFFGFAMGSTECFLLGMMAFDRYVAICNPLRYPIIMSKGVYVLMASVSWMSGGINSIVQTSLAMRLPFCGNNIINHFLCEILAVLKLACADISLNIATLAVSNIAFLVLPVLVIFFSYMFILFTILRMNSATGRRKAFSTCSAHLTVVIIFYGTIFFMYAKPKSQNFLGKASLQATEGLFSVFYGVVTPMLNPIIYSLRNKDVKAAMKYLFCWKVVN; via the coding sequence ATGAATAGGAAAAACCAGACATTTGTGAAAGAATTTATTCTTCTGGGACTCTCTGGTTACCCAAACCTTGAGATCATTTTCTTTGCCCTAATTCTGGTCATGTACCTAGTGATTCTAATGGGCAATGGTGTTCTGATCATAGCAAGCATCTTTGATTCCCGTCTTCatacacccatgtacttcttcctgggAAACTTCTCTTTCCTGGATATCTGCTATACATCTTCTTCTGTCCCCTCAACACTGGCAAGCTTAATCtccaagaaaagaaacatttccttttctgGATGTGCAGTGCAGATGTTTTTTGGATTTGCAATGGGATCAACAGAATGTTTCCTCCTTGGCATGATGGCAtttgaccgctatgtggccatctgtaaccctCTGAGATACCCCATCATCATGAGCAAGGGGGTGTATGTACTGATGGCTTCTGTGTCATGGATGTCTGGTGGAATCAATTCAATTGTGCAAACATCTCTTGCCATGCGACTGCCTTTCTGTGGGAATAACATTATCAATCATTTCTTATGTGAGATCTTAGCTGTTCTCAAGCTAGCTTGTGCTGATATATCACTCAACATTGCTACCTTAGCAGTGTCAAATATTGCTTTCTTGGTTCTTccagtgttggttatttttttctcctatatgTTCATCCTCTTCACCATCTTGAGAATGAACTCAGCCACAGGGAGACGCAAGGCTTTTTCCACTTGCTCAGCTCATCTAACTGTGGTGATTATATTTTATGGTACCATCTTCTTTATGTATGCAAAACCCAAGTCCCAAAACTTCCTTGGGAAAGCCAGTTTGCAAGCTACAGAGGgacttttttctgtgttttatggGGTAGTAACTCCCATGCTAAATCCTATTATCTATAGCTTAAGAAATAAAGATGTAAAGGCTGCTATGAAATACTTGTTTTGTTGGAAAGTTGTTAACTAA
- the Or13f1 gene encoding olfactory receptor 13F1, translated as MFQANWTSVTGFFFLGFSHYPNAEAIIFVLCLLMYLIALLGNTILISITIWDSHLHTPMYFFLSNLSFLDIFYTSSAFTPMLENFVSGENTISFSRCASQMYISLAMGSTECVLLSMMAYDRYVAICNPLRYPLIMNKKVCAQIAAGSWVTGCLTALVETVPVLQLPLCGNSIINHFACEILAVLKMACVDTSTVQLIMLVISVLLLPVPILLICISYAFILSNILRISSREGRSKAFSTCAAHLTVVVLFYGTALSMYLKPSAVNSQEIDKFMALVYGGLTPMLNPIIYSLRNKDVKAAVKKQLIRNLFNTILISITK; from the coding sequence ATGTTCCAGGCAAACTGGACATCTGTAACAGGTTTTTTCTTCTTGGGATTTTCCCACTATCCTAACGCTGAGGCCATCATATTTGTGCTATGTTTGCTGATGTACCTAATCGCCTTGCTGGGCAATACCATTCTGATCTCCATCACCATCTGGGATTCTCACctgcacacccccatgtacttcttcctcagcaACCTCTCCTTTCTGGATATTTTCTACACCTCTTCTGCTTTCACTCCAATGCTGGAAAACTTTGTTTCAGGGGAAAACACCATCTCATTCTCAAGATGTGCTTCTCAGATGTACATCTCTCTTGCCATGGGCTCCACTGAGTGTGTGCTCCTTTCCATGATGGCCTATGACCGGTATGTGGCCATCTGCAACCCCCTGAGATACCCTCTCATCATGAACAAGAAGGTCTGTGCCCAGATTGCCGCTGGCTCCTGGGTGACAGGATGCCTCACTGCCCTGGTGGAAACTGTGCCTGTGCTTCAGCTGCCCCTCTGTGGAAATAGCATCATCAATCATTTCGCTTGTGAAATCCTGGCTGTCTTGAAAATGGCTTGTGTAGACACCTCCACGGTGCAGTTAATAATGCTTGTGATCAGCGTACTTCTTCTTCCCGTGCCAATTCTACTCATTTGTATCTCCTATGCTTTTATCCTCTCCAACATCCTCAGAATCAGCTCAAGGGAGGGTAGAAGCAAAGCCTTTTCAACATGTGCAGCCCATCTGACTGTGGTGGTTCTGTTCTATGGAACAGCTCTCTCCATGTACCTGAAGCCCTCAGCTGTAAATTcacaagaaatagataaatttatgGCTTTGGTATATGGTGGATTAACCCCCATGTTGAATCCTATTATCTATAGTCTAAGGAACAAAGACGTAAAAGCAGCTGTGAAAAAACAGCTAATTAGAAATCTTTTTAATACTATCTTAATTTCTATCaccaaataa